In Porites lutea chromosome 7, jaPorLute2.1, whole genome shotgun sequence, a single window of DNA contains:
- the LOC140943322 gene encoding dapdiamide synthesis protein DdaC-like, with protein sequence MIARVVSATRKLSSHFKGPRLRISSNVSLPTFRRSLSNFFEPLPKEELVTKFKSRLRGRQFLPGSSGSDFPEFLGEPTDSFPLGVAVKNPNGSSLADLTAKCMEFAEETFSCSPAILFRGLPAKSAEDFSVIAGAIPYETAAYGGIGHRSQVDKAAGTYTASERPPNYTIELHNELAYSENFPSKVYLFCVKEPADGCGGETPIMKNNDLQSRLDPHIIRKLDEKHIKYERYMPSTRHKNYISWQDGFMTKDRKKVEDIAKQQGNDIHWDENGDLYLSLIRPAFIPHPVTGEKYWFNLVTGHHNSCVDSMPTFNDTDILNGKWPYHSYYGDGSEIEPEVIQHIRAQSWTCAVGFKWKCGDLLVIDNVAAQHGRIGFSGERKMLAYLTA encoded by the exons ATGATTGCTCGTGTGGTGTCAGCAACCCGGAAACTTTCATCTCATTTCAAAGGCCCAAGATTAAGGATCAGTTCTAACGTTTCTCTCCCGACGTTTAGAAGAAGTTTGTCCAACTTCTTTGAGCCACTACCAAAAGAGGAGCTGGTGACGAAATTCAAGTCCAGGCTAAGAGGAAGGCAGTTCCTTCCAGGCTCCTCGGGTTCAGACTTCCCAGAATTCCTTGGAGAGCCAACAGATTCATTCCCGCTCGGCGTTGCAGTCAAAAATCCAAACGGCTCCTCACTCGCTGATCTTACTGCAAAATGCATGGAATTTGCGGAAGAAACTTTCTCTTGTAGCCCGGCTATATTATTCCGAGGTCTTCCTGCTAAGTCTGCAGAAGACTTTTCTGTTATCGCTGGGGCGATCCCGTATGAGACCGCGGCGTATGGAGGCATTGGACATCGCTCTCAAGTAGACAAAGCTGCAGGAACATATACTGCTAGTGAGAGGCCACCGAATTATACAATAGAGTTGCACAACGAATTAGCCTATAGTGAAAACTTTCCATCCAAG GTGTACCTATTCTGCGTGAAGGAACCTGCCGATGGCTGCGGTGGCGAGACTCCTATAATGAAAAACAATGACCTTCAATCACGTCTGGATCCTCATATCATAAGAAAGCTAGACGAAAAGCATATCAAATACGAAAGATACATGCCTTCCACACGACACAAGAACTATATATCGTGGCAAGATGGTTTTATGACAAAGGATAGAAAG AAAGTGGAAGATATAGCTAAACAACAAGGCAACGATATCCACTGGGATGAAAACGGGGATCTGTATTTATCGCTTATCCGACCTGCTTTCATACCGCACCCTGTGACGGGAGAAAAATACTGGTTTAATCTAGTTACGGGGCACCACAATTCGTGTGTGGATTCGATGCCAACATTTAACGACACCGACATCTTGAACGGGAAATGGCCGTACCACAGTTATTACGGCGACGGAAGTGAGATCGAACCAGAGGTGATACAGCATATAAGAGCACAATCTTGGACATGCGCCGTTGGATTCAAGTGGAAATGCGGTGATTTGTTGGTGATCGATAACGTTGCTGCCCAACATGGAAGAATTGGATTTTCCGGTGAAAGGAAGATGCTGGCATATCTTACCGCTTAA
- the LOC140943446 gene encoding uncharacterized protein, which yields MRSTIFKLTALLGVGLFLIGTICLVTVVIHSVFPAFEEQNLREINCTIASSNMDRKVKCTHSKHNLTRYPCLRIFVLCGKGLDNVDVKTNYSLERRQPLLLLKDIHSLDEQCTYEPEECKDKSDLSQHIQSQRDNPIGLMMKCYYNPKDPSQIVRSKVSNDTYDNLVFGHVLWPLAIILMGVVVLAIAGCYFSLRFRNKYERLEGISISTLQRTL from the exons ATGCGCAGCACAATATTCAAACTGACTGCTTTGCTCGGTGTTGGTTTATTTCTCATTGGTACAATATGTCTGGTCACCGTGGTGATTCATAGCGTGTTTCCCGCTTTCGAAGAGCAAAATTTAAGAGAAATAAATTGCACGATTGCTTCCAGTAATATGGACAGAAAAGTAAAATGCACGCACAGCAAACATAATTTGACACGCTATCCGTGTTTGAGGATTTTTGTCTTGTGTGGTAAAGGCCTTGATAATGTTGATGTGAAAACAAACTATTCTCTGGAGAGAAGACAGCCACTTTTGTTGTTAAAAGACATTCACAGCCTTGATGAACAG TGCACCTATGAACCAGAAGAATGCAAGGACAAATCTGACCTTTCACAGCATATTCAAAGCCAGAGAGACAATCCTATCGGATTAATGATGAAGTGTTATTACAATCCAAAGGATCCCAGTCAGATAGTTCGCTCCAAAGTCTCCAATGATACCTACGATAATTTAGTCTTTGGACACGTTCTCTGGCCACTAGCCATTATATTGATGGGAGTTGTTGTTTTGGCAATAGCAGGCTGTTACTTTTCTTTGCGATTTCGAAACAAATACGAGCGACTGGAAGGAATTTCAATTTCAACCCTACAACGAACACTTTAA
- the LOC140943338 gene encoding 2-oxoadipate dehydrogenase complex component E1-like, which produces MWRISSVFSLRNLQHTIKRSNLNTVRLYHAEKGCFGYRPSLQVTDRGSEEALQNRIKNADILRLVTAYREHGYKNADIDPLNTLKRDSKELSLERFGLDNVDVNKTFKLSGLLNCNGLEEASLTEILPHLERAYCGQLSVEIQHIVDESERQWLAGLIEESVHWTLEADRQAHLAKLLLRSQAFDNFLAKKFPTVKRYGGEGAESMMVFFDELFLQSSHCEIQEMILGMPHRGRLNLLTGLLKYPASQMFHKVRGNSELPPGAQGIGDVLSHLTSSVDLHYGHTRPLHVTMLPNPSHLEAVNPVVVGKARGRQLTLKDGCYSDRHDCQTGDKVLSVMAHGDASFSAQGIVTETLCLANLPHFSVGGTIHLIVNNQLGFTTPGERGRSSLYTSDVGKMIGCPVFHVNGDNPEEVVRACRLALEYRMKYRKDVIIDMLCYRRWGHNEIDDPSFTQPLMYQMIEDRVSVPDKYAESLVTRGVITHDELSKDTADYTDALNQELKDAENVVPHMSHLEGHWRDLVQASEDKITTWDTGFPLENMMFIGAKSVETLDSFNIHPHLKKTHVETRIKKLTSGTGIDWATAEALAIGSLLYQGYQVRFSGQDVGRGTFSHRHVMLVDQSTDEMFVPLNNMFEQQKAFLEVVNSPLSEEACLGFEYGMSVENPNHLIIWEAQFGDFFNGAQIIIDTFISGGEAKWLMQSGLVMLLPHGYDGAGPEHSSCRIERFLQLTDSKEDEVDGDNVNMYIANPTTPAQYFHLLRQQLLRNFRKPLIVVGPKLLIRLPAAVSSLHEMAPGTHFQPVLGDSTVNKASVSRVVFCSGKHYYALTKQREATNNMNTAIVRLESLCPFPAEVIRQELQKFPGAKEYIWSQEEHRNMGAWSFVSPRFENILGIKLKYAGRKVLGVPAVGIGKLHSQEVIEILNDTFPNNAD; this is translated from the exons ATGTGGAGAATTAGTTCAGTGTTCTCACTAAGAAACTTGCAACACACCATAAAAAGAAGCAACCTTAACACTGTAAGACTATACCATGCAGAAAAAGGCTGCTTTGGATATAGACCCTCCTTACAGGTCACTGATAGAG GTAGTGAAGAAGCCCtacaaaatagaataaaaaatgcTGATATTTTAAGACTGGTGACTGCTTATAGAGAACATGGATACAAAAATGCTGATATAGACCCATTAAACACACTAAAAAG GGATTCTAAAGAGCTTTCTTTGGAACGATTTGGTTTGGATAATGTTGATGTTAACAAGACTTTCAAATTATCAG GTTTGTTAAACTGTAATGGACTGGAAGAAGCCTCTCTCACAGAAATTCTTCCACACTTAGAAAGAGCCTACTGTGGACAGTTGTCAGTTGAGATACAGCACATTGTG GATGAATCAGAAAGGCAATGGCTTGCAGGGTTGATTGAAGAAAGTGTTCACTGGACATTAGAAGCAGATAGACAGGCACACCTTGCCAAACTCTTATTAAGGTCTCAG GCATTTGACAACTTTCTCGCCAAGAAGTTCCCAACGGTAAAGCGATATGGTGGCGAAGGAGCAGAAAGCATGATGGTGTTTTTTGATGAACTCTTCCTTCAGTCCTCGCACT GTGAGATTCAAGAGATGATTTTAGGTATGCCGCATCGGGGAAGGCTTAATCTGCTGACAGGCCTTTTGAAATATCCAGCGTCTCAAATGTTCCACAAG GTGAGAGGCAATTCTGAACTTCCTCCTGGCGCACAAGGCATTGGAGATGTTCTGTCACATCTTA CCAGTTCCGTGGATCTTCACTATGGTCACACACGGCCCTTGCATGTCACCATGCTGCCCAATCCATCCCATCTGGAAGCTGTTAATCCCGTTGTAGTAGGAAAAGCCAGAGGAAGGCAGTTGACCCTGAAAGATGGTTGTTATAGTGATCGACATGACTGCCAAACGGGTGACAAG GTTCTTAGTGTTATGGCTCACGGTGACGCTTCATTTTCCGCTCAG GGTATTGTAACCGAGACTCTTTGCCTGGCAAACTTGCCCCATTTTAGTGTTGGTGGTACAATTCATTTGATAGTTAATAATCAACTTGGGTTTACTACTCCTGGAGAGAGAGGAAG GTCGTCTCTGTATACCAGCGATGTTGGTAAAATGATTGGGTGTCCTGTTTTCCATGTAAATGGGGACAATCCAGAG GAAGTGGTGCGAGCCTGTCGCCTCGCGTTGGAATACAGAATGAAATACAGAAAGGACGTTATAATAGACATGCTGTGCTATAGGAGATG GGGCCACAATGAGATAGACGATCCTTCCTTCACTCAACCATTGATGTACCAGATGATTGAGGACAGAGTGAGCGTGCCAGACAAGTACGCCGAGAGCCTGGTAACAAGGGGCGTGATCACTCACGATGAATTATCAAAGGATACCGCTGATTACACTGACGCTCTCAACCAAGAGTTAAAGGACGCCGAGAACGTTGTTCCTCACATGTCCCACCTGGAGGGTCATTGGAGGGATCTAGTACAGGCCAGTGAGGATAAGATTACTACTTGGGACACAG gCTTTCCTCTTGAAAACATGATGTTCATCGGAGCCAAATCTGTTGAGACGCTAGATTCGTTTAACATCCATCCACATCTGAAGAAAACTCACGTCGAAACCAGGATAAAGAAGCTTACAAGTGGAACAGGGATTGACTGGGCAACAGCTGAAGCACTCGCCATTGGAAGCCTTCTTTATCAAG GCTACCAAGTGCGTTTCAGTGGACAAGACGTTGGAAGAGGCACGTTCAGCCACAGGCATGTTATGCTAGTGGATCAGTCAACAGATGAGATGTTTGTCCCTTTGAACAACATGTTTGAGCAACAGAAAGCTTTCCTTGAG GTTGTCAACAGTCCTTTGTCGGAAGAAGCCTGCCTTGGTTTTGAATATGGCATGAGTGTTGAAAACCCAAATCACCTTATCATCTGGGAAGCACAGTTTGGAGACTTCTTTAATGGAGCGCAGATTATCATTGACACGTTCATCTCGGGTGGAGAAG CGAAGTGGCTGATGCAAAGCGGTCTAGTGATGTTACTACCACATGGGTATGATGGAGCCGGACCAGAACATTCCTCCTGCAGAATAGAAAGATTTCTTCAG CTAACGGACAGCAAGGAAGATGAAGTTGATGGAGACAATGTTAACATGTACATAGCAAACCCTACCACGCCTGCGCAGTATTTCCATTTGCTAAGACAACAG CTGCTACGAAACTTTCGTAAGCCACTTATTGTTGTCGGGCCCAAACTTCTGATACGACTTCCG GCTGCTGTATCATCACTTCACGAGATGGCTCCTGGAACTCATTTTCAACCAGTGCTTGGGGATAGCACTGTTAACAAGGCGTCTGTGAGTCGTGTAGTGTTTTGTTCTGGTAAACATTACTATGCTCTAACCAAGCAAAGGGAAGCGACCAACAACATGAATACAGCCATTGTTAGACTGGAG TCGTTGTGTCCTTTCCCTGCCGAAGTGATTCGTCAAGAACTTCAAAAGTTTCCTGGAGCGAAAG AATATATATGGAGCCAAGAAGAACACAGAAATATGGGAGCTTGGAGTTTTGTTTCGCCACGATTCGAAAATATTCTTGGAATAAAG CTAAAATATGCTGGTCGAAAAGTTTTGGGCGTGCCCGCAGTGGGTATTGGAAAGCTACACTCACAGGAAGTAATAGAGATTTTAAATGATACCTTCCCAAATAATGCGGATTGA
- the LOC140942679 gene encoding uncharacterized protein: MRKGNLRMGFSSSNELVDRQSATCRKNASLQADLDWNDNPFRNLHPKMYLRQNKVSSKIIKDSHNEFKTDMKSSALLGRNAKNNLDCQTKLEKPTKQILQNAAKKHPLSAEKMLDGDYYLKNKDEVTYLNRRNISVSKKRAPDKGTHPLPLIVTPKKANRENKESLSKLSKTLRESNTNYLPRIRYASFLSLVYEEEKKMERQWEERARYTAKSTSTCGPQMNESSFICGTEGDNPKKSSSDLRGYKGIAHSDVDGKERLNAADFGSRSLTDHQSSLKTVNKCNTSKGENTDINMVLRAKLHRSSFSYQL, encoded by the coding sequence AGACAAAGCGCTACATGCAGAAAAAATGCTTCATTGCAAGCGGATCTAGATTGGAATGATAACCCATTTCGAAACCTCCATCCTAAGATGTACTTAAGACAGAATAAAGTGTCCAGCAAAATTATAAAGGATAGTCACAACGAATTTAAAACAGATATGAAGTCCAGCGCTCTCTTGGGCCGGAATGCAAAGAACAATTTAGATTGCCAAACAAAACTGGAAAAACcaacaaaacaaattcttcagAACGCTGCCAAGAAACATCCGCTTAGCGCCGAGAAAATGTTGGATGGAgattattatttgaaaaataaggACGAAGTAACGTATCTAAACCGGAGAAACATTTCAGTATCAAAGAAACGCGCGCCTGATAAAGGAACGCACCCGTTACCCCTTATTGTCACACCCAAGAAGGCGaacagagaaaacaaagaatcATTAAGCAAACTAAGCAAAACTTTGCGCGAAAGTAATACGAACTACTTGCCTCGGATAAGGTATGCAAGTTTTCTTTCCCTTGTCTatgaagaggaaaagaaaatggaaagacAATGGGAAGAGAGAGCTCGATACACTGCTAAATCAACATCAACCTGTGGGCCGCAGATGAATGAAAGTTCATTCATCTGTGGAACGGAAGGTGACAATCCCAAAAAGAGTTCAAGTGATTTGAGAGGTTATAAAGGAATAGCACATTCGGACGTCGACGGAAAGGAACGCTTGAATGCAGCTGACTTTGGTAGTCGGAGCTTAACGGACCATCAGTCTTCTTTAAAAACAGTCAATAAATGCAACACTAGCAAGGGAGAGAATACTGATATTAATATGGTTTTAAGGGCTAAACTTCACCGATCAAGTTTTAGTTATCAGTTATAG
- the LOC140942680 gene encoding uncharacterized protein — MDPRYANFAICCGSLLFLTGCISLVVLLVTRVLPLHRRSHNFEEKNCTVKENNLSCKSGTCECSRGTNEKIVLCLKVYVCLECDKEKVANKSCCGGKEKGYLLRRDVQHLSDECTFKKEISICEAESSQNLTERYSLGAGVTTICYRNPQVLDEVILERNHSRGQCRRDVLLCVLWPVAVIGLFILILITALYLCPRQRVYRRIP; from the exons ATGGATCCTCGCTACGCAAACTTTGCAATTTGTTGCGGTAGTTTGCTTTTTCTTACAGGATGTATCTCCTTGGTTGTTTTGTTGGTAACTAGAGTGCTACCGCTACATAGAAGATCACACAACTTCGAAGAGAAGAACTGtacagtaaaagaaaacaacttgTCATGCAAAAGTGGTACATGCGAATGCAGTCGTGGAACGAACGAAAAAATTGTTCTGTGCTTGAAAGTGTACGTGTGTCTTGAATGTGACAAAGAAAAAGTGGCAAACAAAAGCTGTTGTGGAGGTAAAGAAAAAGGTTATTTACTTCGAAGGGATGTGCAACACCTGAGTGATGAG TGCACTTTCAAGAAGGAAATAAGCATTTGCGAAGCGGAATCATCACAAAACCTGACGGAGAGGTACAGCCTTGGAGCTGGAGTCACAACCATTTGCTACCGCAACCCTCAAGTCCTGGATGAAGTAATTTTAGAGAGGAATCACAGCAGAGGACAATGTAGAAGAGACGTGTTGCTATGTGTGTTATGGCCAGTTGCTGTGATCGGTCTTTTCATTTTGATTCTCATTACAGCTTTGTACTTGTGTCCAAGACAAAGGGTTTACAGAAGAATCCCCTGA